The following is a genomic window from Aphis gossypii isolate Hap1 chromosome X, ASM2018417v2, whole genome shotgun sequence.
aactaaaatggaaaaattatacaatccaaatttacaaacataacATTGGTTGTATTAGATATTATCTAGTTTCTATAAGTTTgttttcaaatcaaaattaatttatcttagtttaatacaaaatattgtagcaataaagaaaacatttaaaataaaataaccaatttcagacacttaaaatttataatatttttataatacatttttttttattattttaaataattaatttatacaactatataactatatgcaCAATAGGTTTATATGGCAAGAGAAATAACAAGGACGTGTTGAATAAGAAGCCATACATTGATGACACTTAGTCatgattaattatgtattatataggtacatatatttgtttttaaatatttttgaaagattggaattgtttgtatattttaagttgatgATTGTAAAAGGTGACGACACCACTTCCTTTATAGCTTACGCCTAGGATTTCCTGGGAGTGCTAAAGAAGAGAGATTTTTATGGGATAGAAGTTACTTGTGGAAGCGCAAATAAAAGAATTGAGTTTCTTCATTGATCCATCTTGGTTTGAAGCATAGTGGGCTGATCAAgcttttaagtttaaacagtAACATATTACTCTATCTAATGCTTAACATACCTAATTTTAGGCATCCTGTCCTTAATAgcacaaaattacaatttgtacctaatgaaatattattaatagcttAGATTAGCTAGATCCAACAACACTTTATTTTATCAgagaaattgaataattacctacaaaccttttaaacacaatatgtAAATTAGCCAGTTTAGatcaacaaattaatattaaaaacaaattgttgagactaaataatatgtttatgactattgagtattaaaagtataatttatttatttattattaacaatatggGCTGagccaaattaataattaagtcttaaacaaattttaagcaattatgatttttttgttaaaagttgcggataaaaataaaatgctagaACAGAAGAACGGATGAGATAGTTATATTGAAAACTTATTTCcagaatacattaataaagtTTAGGACTAGCCTAATCAAAAGTAATCAGAATAAGATGGCACTtttgcaatttataaaataatattatgggtattattttctaagttaaaaaaaaagtattaattgattaaatatgacTCTTTTCATTTAACCATCTTCAAATAGCAACAAACTGATGATCACtggtttacaaaaaattactgatataatcaatttacaaactataaaattaatcataaactgTTGTcacaattcaattaatttctaCTAGGagactaaattaaaaacatgtttaatatgttattaaaaattaatttggtaaAATGTAGATGACttgttaattgataattattattacttactctTGTGGTTTGCCAATATGGTCCACCTCGAGTATAAAGTACAAATGTAAATACATCATTCCACATAATATCAAACTGTCCAGacacatgtatatttattaaataacttcgTCCATCGCCTCTTAAACGTAAATTGAGATGAGTGTACGGGCTCCAGTCTAAAAAACTATCACGTTGAAAAGATttctgaaaaacaattttaattatcaagagaatgcaataataattgttgattaaaaaaaagcataGTGTAGTATGAtactatgtaaaattttaCCGAAACACGTTTTGTTATCATATTGCAATAACCAGAATTTTGAATCCTTCCATCCTTTGGGACTCTTGAGCATAGGTTTCCATGAAAGAGCCCATAACCCtggttacttatttttaattcacattTACTAAAACCTTCAGCATGATCACTATCACTAGTGACAATCCAATGATCCAATGAAGATTCTTCGTAAAATCTCCAATACACATCCACTTCTCCTGAAATACACCAATAGGaaacattgtaaattatattatattctaatatggTAAAGAAGTTGGTTTTGTTACTAggactattatatattttgggtATTCAGttaatgtaagaaaaaaattgtaccacTGTCAAAAACTGTTCAATTAACATTATGGGTACCTGGCCTGTAATCGAATATGGGGTCGCAGATCAGAACCTCTTTTACTTCTTTTTTCCACagtttgatttcttttttcaGCTGTTTCAGACCCAGGCGGATTCTCTCGATGCGAGTATCGGCGATCTCAAACCCCGTGTCATAGCCACTCCGCTTGTCAAACTCGTGGAACTCAAACGTCGCACACGACGTGTGCACCCTTCGCCGACGTGTCCAATCTGTCACCGCCGAGTGAACACCAAACGGATCTTTCCAACGGTTCCGGGATAACACTACGGTTAATATTTTGACGCGCTGCATCGTAGTCAATCACTGGACATAGAAATCAATTTTCGGTGTCTACGGCGTAAAATGTCCGAGTTTCGAATGTAGACCgcacaaaagaaaaataaactccGAGCAGGACAAAAGTCAtgaagttttcaaaattaattgtaacatGTTTTGTGACTCGTAACAAATCACGGGTCTCTCGTCGTCCGTAATTCTTATCGTTTCTTTACGGCACtcggcatattattattatgaagtgcTATTGATAGTGTTATCGGTTCGTCTCTTGCCGTGGgaatattattctgttttcGAAATacggatattattttatatcatcatGACCGTGATTGCTGGTCGTGTGATAACCGGCAAACATCTGTGTCTCGATCTCAACAGTACAGAATTTTTTTGGCTATACAACACTTACGAATAAGTGCACAATCACGTTCGGTTTTTCTCTCCGTAATTCGTGATAATACGGCGATTAGCGGCTGTCGGCCGGCGACATAGCCTTGTGTTTTCCACTCGTATGCGAACAGTTCGgttgtatagtttttattttacttccgTTTGAACACGATATATGATTTATGCCTAAACCGGATCCTTGTAAGAAGTTAGCTTGCGCTATTCAAAAATGTCTATCTGGTAAGTGTAATGACTacactactatattataatatacttaataatatactacctacCAATAAGGTCGTACTTACGACGATAATCATGACTCGTCCGCACGAGGTTTTTATATTCAGATTTTACACCTCAATACGTACgcgttaacatttaaaaatctggACAGCGGTGACTATTATATCCCTACAAAAACGTAAATAGGTTTTTGTGCGTATTGaggtttaaaaaatacctatatataatgccAGTTCTAGAGGTAGGTCATACATTTTTCGAGGACATggatatatttacaaatacggTATAGGTACAGTCGAGTATAAtctccaatttatttttgaacaaaataataataaaaaaattaaattaaattcacttTAATCTGCATTTTAATGTGttgaatttatgaaataatttcctaatattttataggtagaacatttaagaattataaaagaaagttTGTGTAtgctaatgataattaataagtttgataaacaaaattattctaacaatgtataaaacaaatgatcttttactttatttaatacttatcaaaacattatgacattgaatttttttgaaatctaGGGAAAAAA
Proteins encoded in this region:
- the LOC114130967 gene encoding complex I intermediate-associated protein 30, mitochondrial; translation: MQRVKILTVVLSRNRWKDPFGVHSAVTDWTRRRRVHTSCATFEFHEFDKRSGYDTGFEIADTRIERIRLGLKQLKKEIKLWKKEVKEVLICDPIFDYRPGEVDVYWRFYEESSLDHWIVTSDSDHAEGFSKCELKISNQGYGLFHGNLCSRVPKDGRIQNSGYCNMITKRVSKSFQRDSFLDWSPYTHLNLRLRGDGRSYLINIHVSGQFDIMWNDVFTFVLYTRGGPYWQTTRIPFSKFFFASKGRIQDKQAPLPLYRITHFGITVSDKADGPFQLELDYIGADFDPTHHEETAYEMYEVKQNFIVGT